Genomic segment of Mercurialis annua linkage group LG6, ddMerAnnu1.2, whole genome shotgun sequence:
ATATTCTTACTAAACCTTTACTCAGGGCAGTTTTTGAGTTAAATGTATCCAAGCTAGGAATGATTGATATACATTCACCagcttgagggggagtgttagaAATATCAGAAAATATTGACTAAAGATTAATGCTAAGATCCTAGTCAATATTTTCCTGATTCTGGGCTAATTAATTCCCTGGTTAGCTGCTGTAAATTAGCTGTTAGGTTAGCTGATTTTATTCTTTGATTTGTATTTACAGCAAATGATTTCTTTCCTAGTGTAGGCTATGTCAACAGTGTATATATAGTTGGGTATGTGAATAAGAAAAAGTATCCAGAAATTCTCAATTTCAGTTCGGTCCTTCAAGCTGAGCTTTGGGGTGCGCTTGACGGATTAGAAGCTGCCTGGAACCGTGGCTACAGACATGTCATCTTGGAAATGGGCAGCAAGCTCGGAGTGGACAGCCTGAACAACGAAGACAATTGCGTTAATGGCAATACGAACATCCGAAGGGAAATCAGGAGAATGATTGACAAAGACTGGCATATTTCCATCGGTCATATTCGCAGAGAAGGCAACCGTGTTGCTGATCGTATGGCTAATATCGGATTCTCTCACCATGTTGGGCTGCTGCATTACGATAGTATTCCGAAGGGTATCTATAGCTTCATTACTGATGACAACGCCGGGATCTCTATCCCCCGTATGTGTAGGAGCTTGTagctttcttcttctttggCCTTGGCCTTTCTCTGtgatcaaaaaaaaattggttataaatattaaataattaagagtAGATTTTATTTAGGGATGATAATAAATTGTACATctttaagaaaaagaaattgtaatatattatgtattatcatatttgattcattttattttatttttttataaagagaAACCAAAAGCCTTGATTGTTCAAACTAGcaaaaaagaaacaaagggATAAATCCCAAACAATAAAGCCTAATAAGAGAAACTAACAGTAGCTTATCAAATTATCTTTGCATATCTCTAAGGTAAACAAATTGAGGATGACTATCGTTTATATCCTATATTTATCTAACAAAATTTGTTAAATAGTATAATCATTTTGATTGAAAAATTCTTGTTTTTCACTCTCCAAATCTGGTAAATAGTAGTGGCGAGAATCAATCTTCTTAGTTCAACCAGCTTGCTTTTGCATGCTGCTCTTCTACAGAACCAACTCACGCATTCTGTGGTGAACCTGAGCATCACAAAGGGGAAGGATATGCTGCCAAACTTTTTTTAGCAAACTTGCAGCCAAAGAAGCAATGTTCTATAGACTCAACTTCAGTATTACAAAGGACACATATATCTTCTTCAATTACACCCTACCTTTTCAGCTTGTCTCTGGTTCTAATCTTGCACTTCATAATAAGCCAAAGCATGAAATTGCATCTAACGCAAAAAAATTGTAacaattaaaagaaaacaacaTTTTAATCCAATTCAAAGAAATTACTCTTCCATCATTAGCTTTAAATAAGTGTATGAATtggaacaaaataaaaaatttaaaaagtaaataccTAACATGTTTGATTCAGCTATTTCTTTTAGCTGGTGGCTGTTAGCTGTTGCTGATAACTGTTAGCTGTTGGCCGGtagctgatagctgatagaTTATGAGTGTTTGGTGAAATTCAATTAGTTGTaactgtttatatataaaatgaccataaagggcataatttttatttttttttattaaattatgagtatattatatctaaattatgaTACGcgcaaataatattatttttttataaaaaaaatatttagttgaaacttatttagatatttttttaataaatttataataatttttaaaaaaattattaaattataattgttttaatataaataaaataattttgtataatttataaatgattagagttaaaaataattcaaaaaaaatttatatattaaaaaatgatatattctAGTAGGGATAATTgtgtctaaataattaaaaatattgaaacagcTATCAGTTGTTGGCAAAAAACTCCAAAATAGAGCTTTTCAAACAATAGCTGTTGGAGGTTCAAAAAGATCCAAAAGCTCTAAAACaattctcaccaaacactttgGTGGAGCTTTTTAAAAAGAGAGATTTATGtagagaaaaattaataagtacCCAATATAGGCAAActtattatgaaatttacggttgacaaaaaaaaattgacaacattaattattagtttataaattaCACAAATAGATTAGTTAATATAACAAATACGGTGGATATGTGAGAAAGGAAAGATGGTGAATCTTTTGTAATGCTTAATTATAGCAACAGTTGTGGAAAAGATCCTGATATGATACAAATAAATCTATTAAAATCCTTAATTGCTAATAAAAGACCACATAAAACGGAGATTCAAGCAAAAGAAGAAAATCAAAAAGTCGAAAActtgacaaaaaataaatttcaagcaGAAGAAGACCTTCATAAAATCAGCCTTTCAAACGGGTTAGTGGTTTCttgaattaaaacaaaaaaattcatatatattatgCTGAAATTATCTATTATAGATGGTGAATTAGGTGTTTACTAATGATTCGAATCAGTGATGATTCGAAAACATTAGTGATTCAAAACCAACGATATAATAATTCATCAGCTTAAAAATTTGAGTTATAAGTAGTGAATTACATGtatattgaagaaaaaaatgttaATGAACTTGCGTGCAATTGTTAACCTGAATGATGCATATTAATGATGATATTAactgacaatttttttttcaagtgaacTATTAGTGTACTAATCGTAAACTAAAGGTTAACTTAAGTAACTGAtgacataatttatttttttcaaaaactgcAGGAATGACAACATTGAAGGTTCTTGTATACTATGATGGAGTATGGGATGAGAATCTAAACTACTCAAATTATAAGATCAAGGGTATTTTAGTTAAAGACGATAAGGAATTTGAAACTCTAAAAGCATTGATTTTCAGTATACTTAAGGTTAAATTTGGGGAAACTGAAATACACATCAAGTATCAGTTGGAACCAAATCAGCAAGATGTGGACATTGATGATAATGAAAGCCTTCAATTTTATATTGAGATTAAAAGAGAGGATGCTAGAATTACACGTTTTCCACTGTGCATCACAACTACAGGGTATGAGATTCAGAATGTCATTGAAATGGACACTGAAACAGTTGAAGATACGAATGAAGACATACATGAGGCGTCATATCCCAGTCCTACAGCAATGGATATTGTTACATATGCTGAAATGATATTCAAGCAGATGGAACATGACGAAGCAGAACGACAAACAATCGAGGACGGGGAGAATGAAATTGTATCGTCACAAAGTGTCAAAGAAGTCTTTAAAGGGCAGATATTCAAGGATAAAAAGACAATGAAATCATGTTTGTGTTTTTacgcaattgaaaaaaaatttcagTTTGCTGTAAGTAAATCGTGCAAGCTCGAATACGTGATTCATTGCCTCTATGATCAATGCAACTGGAATTTAAGGGCTTCGAAAGGCGGAAAGACAAGCATGTTTATTATAAGAAGAATGGACGATATTCACACATGTCCCCCGGAATTCAGAATGGAAGAACAACGGCAAGCGACATATTCAGTAATTGGGGACTtgataaaatcaaaattctTGAATATAAAGACTGTGTACACACCGGCAGACATTATTTCCGATATGCAAAGAGATTTTGGAGTTGTTTTACAACAAGGCTTGGAGATCCAGAGGAAAAGCACTTGAGTTAATTAGAGGTAAACCAAGAGATTCATATTCAGTTTTGCCTAATTTTTTGAATATGCTTGTGAAAACAAACCCAGGATCAGTTGTAGATCTACAAACAGCAGAAgggaataaatttaaatatgtttttacCGCTTTGGATGCATCCATAAAGGGCTGGAATTTTGTAGACCGGTTATTGTAGTGGATGgaacttttttaaaatcaaactatcGAGGAACACTACTAACTGCATCTACACAAGACGGTGGGGGTAAGATATTTCCACTTGCATTTTGTGTGGTCGATTCTGAAAATGATGAGTCTTGGCATTacttttttgagaaaataaaaggAGCTTTTAGAGAAAAGGAGTAGTTATGTATTGTATCTGATAGACATGATAGCATTAAAAAGGCTGCAAATTCAGTATTTCCTCTTGCTAGTCATGGTATTTGCGCGTATCATCTCTTGTGTAACgtcaaaaaacaatttaaagttAATCCTAAAAATCCAAAGAGTTTGAAGGACTGTTTTTTGGGGATGCGAAGGCGTACACGAAAAAAAGTTTTGATTACTTTATGGCAGAACTAGATAGCATCAACGTAGCAATACGACCATACCTTGTTGGTGTTGGGTTAGAAAAATGGGCAAGAGCATATTCAACTGAAAACAGGTACAAAAATTGATTACGATATTTTGTTTtgctaaataaataataagatGTTTATAATTAACCTATAATTCACTATAAGATTACTTACAGTTAAccattaatttagttttttaaatacTAATCATTGGAGTTTTATCAGGTACTGGACAATGACATCGAATATTGCTGAGTCTTTTAATGCAGCAATCAAATCAGCAAGGGAATTACCAGTTGCAACACTTCTGGAATATTTGAGGGTATTAGTTCAAGAGTGGAGCTACAAAAATAGAAACATAGCTTCTTATACTATGACAAAACTGACAAATAAAGCAGAAGAAGCACTTAGGGAAAACTATTCACTAGCTAGAAGAATGATGGTAACATCAGAtgttatttcaaatatatttatacatttaactTGTAgaataattttagtaattttctaGTTAActaaaaatgtaattaaaatGATACAGGTTATTCCATCAGTAACATGTATATACAGTGTGGAAGATGGCACAAAGACTTCAATAGTAGATCTCATTGAGAGGAcatcactacaaaaaatttggcttcttgtgacgaataaaatttatcatgttaagcccaaaatttgtcacaacaacgttactgtgactactttgtgacgaattttgttggtcacaacaaacaagtcacaataagtcaattttatagtttgtcaccataaattttctattgtgataaaattgttttgtcacattcatatttattgtgacgaaaatgtatatcacaagtaatccaatgttgtcaaaatttgtcgtaatatacatcgacttctagtgacaaaacgctaataacatgacaaaaaaatatttttcacaattcatataaatttgtcactacatacaccgagttattagtgacaaaaagattatatggtgataaaaccatatttatcacaattaatatacatttgtcaccacatacgccgagttattagtgacaaaaagattgtgaagtgacaaataaatatttatcacaagtaatcaatcataaagtgacgaaattgattgccataataattaattaattgtgatacatgtaatttatcacaacaagtaatttaacataatgtgacgagattaattgtcattataattaggtagttgtgataaatttaatttatcataagaagtaatttaacttaacgtgacgaaattaattgtcataataattagttagttgtgataaatttaatttatcacaacacgtaatataatgataatgtgacaaaattaattgtcattataatttgtcgacggtgacaaatttaatttatcaaaataagtaatttatcataacgtgacgaaattaattgtcattataatttgtcaacggtgacaaatttaatttatcacaacaagtaagttatcataacgtgacgaaattaattgtcattataattagttagctgtgacaaaaataatttatcacaacaagtaagttatcataatgtgacgaaattaattgtcattacagTTTGTCATCGgtgacaaatataatttatcacaacaaataatatattataacgtgacgaaattaattgtcattataagttgttaacggtgacaaatttaatttatcacaagaagaaatttatcattacgtgacgaaattaattgtcattattattaggtagctgtaacaaaattaatttgtcacaacaagctattatttccatttttattgataccaaaataattgaatacggtaatttgttgctaaaatcaatgaataaaaaacaaaatcaattcaaatattacataaaattatcaatgattaagtctttaataacactaaaataaccgatcgtatgaaacatgtaaactatttgctataaagaaaagaaactaaattaggcctaacttttgatataggagacgtccatcttctttcattcaattccaatctgcaagaaaaaaaatacgtttattatatacacttttattttcaaactgacataattaagtgaataattttcaaattatagaaaaaatttaaaagcgtaacgaattaaaaaatatatttaagtaagcCGTCACATACCAATCATTAGATGGTTCGTCATCAAGAGATTTTTCACAGCCATCGATACATGTTTCGTCGCCATCAATAGATATTTCCTCATCATCTTTTGCATTCAACATTTGTTGAACAAGATGCTTGAGTTTGCTATATGATTGAGAAATGTTATCAATTTTCAcctgttgattttgaatttggtcaTTTAGTTCTTTAACTTGCTTTTTAGTCTCAAACTTCTCTGCTTGTAAACGAGCTTCAAACTCTGATTCTTTAGCTGTTATCCGTTTGGCTCCATATCCGAGTCCACGAGCATAACCAGACTTCGGTATATCCAAAACCTTTTGTAGAATTTTCCTCCCATCAATTGCAACGCCTTCCTCGAGTGCTTTTGAGCGAATAGCTTCCATTTgttcctaattaattaaatatgctttaataacactttataaaattgtgtttagataactatatatataaaaaaagaacttaCGTATTTATCTCCAGCTTCTGGGTCAATCCATGAGCCGTCTTTTTTACGGTGTGCTTGACTGTAGAGCCTCATTTCAGGTGGCTCTTCATCAATGACTTCAGATGTTTCCTATAACGTTCatacaattgattaaaaactaaatgataaagaatttaaatacgaAATCAAAAACAGATTACATATAAACTCATATTTACCATTTCATACAAACGTTGGCAATAAGACTTTGATCCCGAAGTGTGAGAAAAGGTCACTTTCTTGCGATTATTAATGTTTACAGTGCTTCGAGCCTATTATAATAAAGCCAACAcataaaggttttaaaggtacatatcatattatcaataataaaagttttatataattagatataaactattttaaccaaaatagtaGAGATATTCGTATCTCAGAAGCATAACTCGTAAACATGCCAAATACTCGGCGAAGTACAAGCATTTTCTCGAGTTATGTTAATTATGTAGACATCTGAACTCGAGGTAAGGCATAAAACTCGAAGAGTTTCAAGCCTTTCATCGAGTTTGAGCTTCTCAGATATGAACTAACTCGAGGAAGGAAAAAATACTCTACGAGATCATTCATTCCTCGAGATTTTCATTTCTGTATAAGCTCATTTTCGTGGAGAGGCTTTAAACTCGAAGTGTTTCAAGTCTAACCTCGAGTTTAAGCTTAttcagagttaaaataaatcatgaaaaggttaaaaatcatttaatattgaaatcctttgaacaaacctcgtattttcgttcagaacacaatatgtgaagctaatttagatataattggaaACATACTACCaactaattagataataaagtactcatttttagcaaacgataatagacaattgtatataaaattgaaacattaccttaaagtgtgcatgttcatcaaaatgttcacataggttcttccaatcgttaatttttacatccttgggtggatgttttTCAGCTTCTTCACGAGTAGGGAACGTCTTATAGTGTAAGTGACACTGATACTTGAAATTTCTAAATCGTCTAGCCATCATTCCATATACTACTtctcttgcatgtggatcacttaaatcaatctcaaattcaccctatcaataaaaaaacatatgaatagtcacatattataagaatacaATTATTCGAAATAACAAGTatgctataaaataattattaattttacctgAATAGTTGTAAGTAAGGCTTCCTTTTGTTCAGCGCTTATTTGAGACCAATAAAGTTTACCTAGCGGTGCCATTAATCGAGTGACAATaccaatttccattttgaatatcttttctgaaggaccaattggtaatctatttgtttttgcaatcacaattccaccaatttttgaaccatctttagtcatttttttaacttcaaatcctCTAGCTTTACCTCTACCATTCTTTTTTGGAAGAGGACCTAAGAAGTACAACAGTTTACCTCATGTTAGTTTGCTTTTTGtttccaaattgatatgtacctttttaaaaaaataatttatatgcagtttgtaaacgttatagTGACTGAATATAAAGTATATGTGAACCATAAGTCAACctcagaaaacaaaaaacaaacacagaatagagaaatacgtaagaaatacaaaactttacctCATACTAGTTTGCTGCTCTATTAaactttatatgtaattatcatactattttaaaatttcatatgtatgtcttatactatttttaaatttaaatgcagtTTTTAAGACGTTTTTGTGCCCAAATATGAATCTTATGTCAACcgcatgaaacacaaaataatcacaaaaaagagaaacaaattgatatgtatgtcttatactattcttaaactatttttaaattaaaacacatttctttttgggaagaagacctaagaaatactacagtttatctcatgttagttttcttctcaattcaaattgatatgtatctcttatactatttttaatttttatttagatgcagttttttataggtttttgtaacctaatatgaaccttatgtcaaccgtatgtcaactttatgaaacacaaaatagagaaaaaaaaacgaattgcaaaaaatataaggtaaaaaataacttgaaaacaatatttccattccagaaaaagcattgaaacacaatttcatttgttaattatatcaattctctaagcaaaataaatgaaacacaaaataaatttaacctaaccttcatcaacGTTTGTTGGTTCACCggacatggtttcagtttcaCCATCCCTGTTAACTTCAGCAGCCACTGGTATTGCAGTTGAATCATCACGGTGGTTGTGATGTTCAATActatttgggttttgaattggaGGAGACGGAGATGTTGTGTTCACCAAAGGAGGAATAGGTTCCGACTCAGTTTCGGTAGTCTGAGATTGTTGTGATATATTTTTCATCGATGGTTTGTCATTCCCCTTCCTCAAATGAGCTTTCAGTCTAGCTGATCTTTGTAATTCGTTAAACGATATAACTCTTTTTCTAGTATTAAGTGACATTGTTCAGAAAATCgttgaaacaaattgaattgaagaacaagtatggtgagaattgtttgtaattttttttatgatcgatattttgataagaacaaagaaaccactttattttgtcattcaacaacgtgattcctgcaattatggttaatgccaaagaattttccttttagagggaacttctttaattaaaaaattaaataaggaacaaattattttcgtttccctctctttttttttcgtttccctcctattttaatattttttccctcctaataaattcgtttttaaattttcctgatttgatttgccaaaatcgtGTCAAATCTAATCAGTTTGAtatatattctgaaaatcttgttgcagaaatattgttttttactcGAGGTAGTAGAGAAAGTCGACgagttttatatgtttcatcGAATATATGCTCTACTGAACTCGTCATAACTCGATGACGTACATGGAAAATATTCGACGAGTTTAAACAATATATACTCGagttaaaatctatttttttcaacttaatccaaatatcaccactttcctttagatatagaagcaaaatgcaaaataaaaagtctttgtttcccatattaaaagcaaaacaaagagtctaatgttgataaatggttgattttatgcttatttatgattagatatcaaaaatttatgtgttattcaACGTAATAGTTGACCACTCCATTTTTATCGCTCtaacataaatatttcaaaacaatattttgtcttaatttttttggaggTAATATATGCCTTTTGCAAATAAATTGCAACAATAAGAAATTTTTCCACTTTTgcctattcttataatttattttaatgtttttaattagtataatttgaatttttaatagctaaatttattccgttgaatatgattttactcgcataaccattattaaaattgtattttagggtttagggtttagggtttagggcttagggtttagggtttagggtttatggcttagggtttagggttttgggttaggattagtgttagggttagaaaaaacaacattaattagcaacattcaattttttttaatgaccgctaaaaaaataaaacaatatttaatttatttttttaatgaccgctaaaaaaataaaacaattaatattttatttagttttccaAGGAcatccatttttcatatcgttGACATAAAAAAACCTCATGTATACTTGAGAACTGAACACGAAAGAATGATTTGTTTCAATTCCATTTTTACATTAACAAAGCAATGTGGCAAAATTTACATGAagttaattttatgaattttgataaaaattaagagaacttaaaatatacgttacatGTGCCTCAATTTAACGTTGCATGTGCCTCAACTTACGTGAGATGTAAAAATAAACCTACAACTTCAACCTACTCGTAAAATAAGACATGATTTCATCACAAATAAACTAACTCGTTTTTAAGTACATAAATCTCAAATTCATGTACATATCTTGCAACCAAGCACTTTTGCAATTTTGAAAACAGATTGGTTCAGGCAGTACACACTTTAATAATCACAAGTTATGAGTAGCACACACAGACATGTTATTATGTCGTTGCATTCTATAAagtttatacatttaataatgtacgtaatttaaaattttatgaaacaaattatcaaaaatatatagatcatatcataatatattaataattttaaatgtttaaatattaaaaaatcgactcaaccaaaaaataaaagcttaaagactgatgtaatcaaaatattaattacatatttttaaaatttaaatatttaaatttgtaaaatattaacatttattcaaattttctagATCATAATCCTTTTTTCTacggatttagatatttaaatattaaaaattggtggaaaagaaaaataaaagctaaaagaccaatgtaacaaattaattacatatttgtaattcataaatatttaaatttatcaatttttattctttggctttataagaaaagttaatcaataaaagtcatctaactatcctaatttataacaatttaacaaacttaaatttaaagttttgtcaaaaaaaatattagtgtacaatgatctagaattaacaagtgttaatattcaaatttgataATAGCATTCAGAAATATTCATACTTGGTAATAACATTTCAGACCTACTAATAACACATGAGtttatcacaattaaacctacttatgttcaaatacataaacctccaaattcaaaatact
This window contains:
- the LOC126686603 gene encoding uncharacterized protein LOC126686603, which gives rise to METSEVIDEEPPEMRLYSQAHRKKDGSWIDPEAGDKYEQMEAIRSKALEEGVAIDGRKILQKVLDIPKSGYARGLGYGAKRITAKESEFEARLQAEKFETKKQVKELNDQIQNQQVKIDNISQSYSKLKHLVQQMLNAKDDEEISIDGDETCIDGCEKSLDDEPSNDC
- the LOC130015647 gene encoding uncharacterized protein LOC130015647 translates to MAELDSINVAIRPYLVGVGLEKWARAYSTENRYWTMTSNIAESFNAAIKSARELPVATLLEYLRVLVQEWSYKNRNIASYTMTKLTNKAEEALRENYSLARRMMVTSDVISNIFIHLTCRIILVIF